ACGGAAGGCTATGTTATGCCAATTTTAGATAAAAGTGGCTTAAAAGTTGGTGAAGATTATTTCCTCGCATTTTCGCCTGAACGCATCGATCCCGGCAATAAAAAATGGAATACTTCTAACACGCCTATCGTCGTCGGTGGCGTGACAGACGCCTGCACGGAAGCTGCTTGTCTTGCCAACTTGCAAATTATTTCACAAGTCCATCGTGTTTCATCGCCTAAAGTGGCCGAAATGGAAAAACTGTTGGAAAACATTTTCCGCAGCGTCAATATTGCGCTGGTTAATGAATTGGCCTTGCTTTGCGATCGTATGGGCGGTATTAACATGTGGGAAGTCGTCGAAGCTGCGGCGACCAAACCGTTCGGGTTTATGCCGTTTTTCCCTGGGCCAGGTATCGGCGGGCACTGCATTCTCATTGACCCGTATTACTTGGCATGGCAGGCACGCGAATATGATTTTCAAACCAAATTCATTACGCTGGCGGCGGAAACCAACGAAAACATGCCGTTTTATGTGCGCGATATGATTTGGCGAGAAATTGCCAAAATGCCGGTCACCTTTGAGAACGCAAAAATTTTAGTTCTCGGCGTTGCATTTAAACAGGACGTCGATGATATTCGTCACTCGCCGGCGCTCAGAATTATTCAACTGCTTAAGAAAGAAGGCGCTAAAAATATTCAATATTGCGACCCATATGTGCCAGAAGTGCATGATGAGGGCATCGATATGGTGGCAAGTGAGTTAACGCCTGAATTGATTTCGTTGGCAGATCTTGTCATTATCACGACGGCGCATAGCGATTTTGACTACGAAATGATTGCAGCAAATGCGAAAAGAATTGTAGATACTCGCAATGCGACAAAGCATGTGAAAAATTACCGAGACAAAATTTCACTACTCGGCGACGGAAAGCAGTAAATCGATTCCGTATAAGCAAAACTTAAAATCCGGGTTTTTGACCCGGATTTTTTATTAAAAATCGACTTCGATGTTTTTCATCATTGCGCACATGCGGCAAATTTTTTTTCCTTCGTGTACGGCAAACCATTCTTTTTCCTCGTTGAACCAAAGTTCGCAGTTTGGTTCTTCGCAAGGTTTAAACCCAACCAACTCGGCAAACTCGGCAACCATTTCAGCCGTTGGGTTTGGACAGGGTTCTTCAGCAAGTGAGCTTTCTTCTGCCAGCGCGTCTCTCAAAACGCCGTAGGCGGCAACAGGTTTGAAAAATCTCAAGCGCTCTAACGCGGTGTATTTATTTTGTAGAAGCATGAATTTTATAGTTGATGTAAAAAATACTTATAGGCAAAGACTTATATTTTAGCTATAAACAAAACCATTTTAAGGTGATTCACAAAAATTCTTTTTAGCAGTGGACGGTAAGTTTTTAACCTTTTCAAATTTTTTAAGCATTCTCCGAATCCTTTTGATTCCACCATTTTTATATTTTTTGCATCAAGATGAGCGGCTACTTGCATTTGTTGTTATGCTGATCGCGATCGCAACTGATTGGTTCGACGGCCAAGTTGCGCGTTGGACAAACACCGTTTCGGATTTTGGCAAAGTGCTTGATCCTTTGGCCGATAAGCTTTGCGCTCTTGGAACAGCGGGCTATTTTTTGTGGATCGGTGAAATTCCGATTTGGTTTGCGGGATTGGTGGTTTTCAGGGACTTCGTGATTTTTATTGGTGGCATCATTGTGAAAAGCCGATACAAAATAATTACCACAGCCCTTCCTACTGGAAAGTGGGCTGTGGGTTTTATGGCAATGATGTTTATCGTGATGGTTTGGCCAAATCCACCATTTGTTGTTGAACCGGTGAAAATGGCCTTCATGTATGCTGCGGCTTTGCTCTTGATGGTTTCGTTCGTGCAGTATCTAATTCGGGTGTATCACATTGTGAATGGGCAAGCGTACCGAAATTTATAATTAAACGGTGGTCTCTCTGGCGTTTAAAATGTTTTCAGCTTCGGTAAGCTGTTCCACCGTATTCACGCCGCGAATTTCGTCAAAGTCACTTGTTTTAACGGCAGTGACTTTTTTCCCATCAGCAAAGAAAATCTTAAACACGTCTGGCAAATAATACTCACTTTGAGCGTTGTGGTTATCAATTCGGCTAAGTGCGTCGAAAAGCGCTTTCTTCTCAAACACATAAATGCCGGAATTAATCTCGTTGATGTCTCGCTCTTCGTCGGAAGCATCTTTATGTTCTACAATTTTGTGAACCTCAGCGCCTGACGCATCGCGAATCACGCGCCCATAGCCGGTCGGATCGTCCAATTCGGCAGTGAGAACGGTGGCTGTGGCGCCAGTTTCATTGTGTGTATCGAGAAGGTGTTGGAGTGTTTTTGCGGTTACCAATGGCACATCGCCGGAAAGAATCAAGACATTTCCTGCAAAATCTTTTAGCGCAGCTTCTGTTTGCATTACAGCATGTCCGGTGCCAAGTTGCGGTTCTTGAAGCGCGTAATCCGCGCCGAATGCAAGGGTGGCTTCTTTCACAGCATCTGCTTGGTGTCCAACAATCAGCACGATTTTTTTTGGATTCAGCATTTTGGAAGTTTCCAAAACATGCTCAATCATCGGTTTTCCCTGAGCTTGATGCAAAACTTTTGCCAGCGAGGATTTCATGCGAGTGCCTTTTCCGGCAGCCATAATCGCAATAGCAAGTGACATAATTTTTTAGATGGTTTTCTTTGTGCAAAACATTGCTGAATAGGTGCTTCGTAAGCGAAAAGGAATGAGGGGGACGGTCATAACAACCAGCTCAATTTCGTTGCTCCAAACTTGGTGCTTCTTCCGGGGTTGTTTCTTCCCCGAGCTGAAAAA
Above is a window of Chloroherpeton thalassium ATCC 35110 DNA encoding:
- a CDS encoding nucleotide sugar dehydrogenase translates to MSLQEKINNKTACIGVVGLGYVGLPIAVEFARKGFKTIGIDLSQKKVESLNQGENYILDIKEHEFQEAYNNGFRAESNYDRIGECDIIYICVPTPFSANKEPDISYITSAATSIQPHLRKGQLVILKSTTFPNTTEGYVMPILDKSGLKVGEDYFLAFSPERIDPGNKKWNTSNTPIVVGGVTDACTEAACLANLQIISQVHRVSSPKVAEMEKLLENIFRSVNIALVNELALLCDRMGGINMWEVVEAAATKPFGFMPFFPGPGIGGHCILIDPYYLAWQAREYDFQTKFITLAAETNENMPFYVRDMIWREIAKMPVTFENAKILVLGVAFKQDVDDIRHSPALRIIQLLKKEGAKNIQYCDPYVPEVHDEGIDMVASELTPELISLADLVIITTAHSDFDYEMIAANAKRIVDTRNATKHVKNYRDKISLLGDGKQ
- a CDS encoding CDP-alcohol phosphatidyltransferase family protein, with product MDGKFLTFSNFLSILRILLIPPFLYFLHQDERLLAFVVMLIAIATDWFDGQVARWTNTVSDFGKVLDPLADKLCALGTAGYFLWIGEIPIWFAGLVVFRDFVIFIGGIIVKSRYKIITTALPTGKWAVGFMAMMFIVMVWPNPPFVVEPVKMAFMYAAALLLMVSFVQYLIRVYHIVNGQAYRNL
- a CDS encoding sugar phosphate nucleotidyltransferase, which encodes MSLAIAIMAAGKGTRMKSSLAKVLHQAQGKPMIEHVLETSKMLNPKKIVLIVGHQADAVKEATLAFGADYALQEPQLGTGHAVMQTEAALKDFAGNVLILSGDVPLVTAKTLQHLLDTHNETGATATVLTAELDDPTGYGRVIRDASGAEVHKIVEHKDASDEERDINEINSGIYVFEKKALFDALSRIDNHNAQSEYYLPDVFKIFFADGKKVTAVKTSDFDEIRGVNTVEQLTEAENILNARETTV